Proteins encoded together in one Muntiacus reevesi chromosome 22, mMunRee1.1, whole genome shotgun sequence window:
- the LOC136152828 gene encoding coiled-coil-helix-coiled-coil-helix domain-containing protein 2-like produces the protein MPRGSRSRTARVAPPASRAPQMRAAPRPAPAAQPPAVAPPSAVGSPAAAPRQPGLMAQMATTAAGVAVGSAVGHTLGHAITGGFSGGSSAEPSRPGITYQEPQGTQPAQLQQDGPCFYEVKQLLEYAQSQGDLKLCERFSEVLKQCRLANGLA, from the exons ATGCCTCGTGGAAGCCGAAGCCGCACTGCCCGCGTGGCCCCTCCTGCCAGCCGAGCGCCTCAGATGAGAGCAGCGCCCAGGCCAGCGCCCGCAGCTCAGCCACCAGCAGTGGCTCCACCATCTGCTGTTGGCTCCCCTGCCGCTGCTCCCCGACAGCCAGGTCTGATGGCCCAGATGGCCACCACTGCTGCTGGCGTGGCTGTGGGTTCTGCCGTCGGCCACACTCTGGGTCACGCCATCACTGGGGGCTTCAGTGGAGGAAGCAGTGCTGAACCCTCAAGGCCTGGCATCACTTACCAGGAGCCTCAGGGGACCCAGCCGGCACAGCTGCAGCAGGACGGCCCCTGCTTCTATGAGGTGAAGCAGCTTCTGGAGTATGCCCAGAGCCAGGGTGACCTTAAACTTTGCGAGCGTTTCAGCGAG GTGCTGAAACAGTGCAGATTGGCCAACGGATTAGCTTAA